From the Tachysurus fulvidraco isolate hzauxx_2018 chromosome 21, HZAU_PFXX_2.0, whole genome shotgun sequence genome, the window ATGTCACGAGATCATCTTTTGCGCCCCCTTTAGGTGACACGAGAAAGTGCAAGAAgatatttaatgtttgtttgatAGCTAAAACATTTATGGTGACGTTGTTCTTCCTTTGTAATAAAGAccgaataaaacatttacaaacaagAAAGTTTTAATGTATGAGGTTTATTAAAAGAATACAGTTCAattcaacacaaaaaaaacattttcacctTGAACAGATTTGTCTAAAATTGTTAAGGCTGATGGCACATAAATCAGGAGGAGCTGCTGAACGTGGCCAGCGTGTGTATAAGGTTTCAGACCATCAGGCTCTCTGGAAACCTGGCCACAGGTTCACGTTCTTCCTGAGACAGGACGACAGCTGGCTTTATCGCTCAGCGGGAGATGTTTCGTCAGCGTTCGCCACCGTGACACTTTCCTCAGACTACCGCACTCGCACAAAGAAACTGTACAAAAGGTACTTTGTTGTTCAATGAAACATcgatacaaaaaatatttacaccTTTAAAAAGTGAATGTAAACtatttataacaaaataaatataaatatcagcCACAGAACAACGTTATACGATTCGGCTACACGAGTTGTTCGTGTTACGCACTTTAACATTTACTTCGTTCATCTTCATATCACTGAAACTTCCTAAATGGGATCAAAGGAACAattcaaacacaaatataatatgCAGCTTGTTGGCTTTATGGCTTACACACTGACTGCAAAAGTCATTACTTTTCTTAACGCGTATGAACGACAAACATCGAAACAGCTGCTAATGAACATTACATGAAACAGCTGTATATCGTCAGCATACAGCATACGACTAATGTCACGCAGCAGTACTTCGGTATATGACACGGTACTACGGCATCTGTATAGTATGCAGCAGTAGATCATCAGCATATGATAGAGTAGCATCTGCGTATAACACATCTGTATATCATCTGCAAATAACATCTGTATATCATCTGCATATGGTCTGCATATGGCAGAGCAGCAACTGATCCGTGTATGGCACGAGTATATGCGAGACTGTATATCCTCTGTATATTGCAGGGCAGCAATTGATTAGCATCTGATGCAGCAGCATATTATCTCCGTATGAAACACAGCACATGACTTGTTTGTTAACAAGAACTAAAGTAAAAGATCACGTCGTATTGTCTTTGAAAGTGAGACCCGGATTCACTCTGATTTATGCACAGAATCCTGTGTCAAGGGCCAGCGTCCAATCAGGATTTGCCCTTGACAGTGGGGCCAAAAGGCTTTTTCCTGGCGGCGGGTTGTGTTTTGGGGTTGGGGGGGGTGGTCCGTTTGGCTTTGGGCTGCAGGGACGTGAGGCCAAGCAGCTCACAGAAGCGGTTACACTGATGAAGAGCTTTAAACTGGTCGATGAAGGATGTGGAGCAGTTTCCTTTAAAGCCCTTATAACTgcacacagacataaacatcacagagacagtaacGAGAGTCAGACACCGAGTCACACTTAAGTCCTGTCTTAAGTATGAGTCTTTTGTGTAGATGGTATGGTTCAAATTATTAAAACATCATAAATCTAAAAGCAAACAGCAGATACTGAGAACTTACCCTTTTTTACAGGTGGCGATTCCAACATCTGTCAGCTTCATACCTACACCTGAACATCATAAAGACATTCTGTAAGTGATCTGTAAAGGATCTATAAGTGATCTGTAAGTGATCAGTCAGTGATCAGTAAGGGAACACTAAGTGATCTGTAAGTAATCAGTAAGTGATCTATAAGTGATCAGTAAGGGAACACTAAGTGAACTGTAAGTGATCTATAAGGGAAAAGTAAGTCATCAATAAGTGATCAGCAAGTGGTTTATAAGTGATCAGTAAGTGACACTGAAGAGAACTGTAGCTGATCTAAAACTACAATGACTCCATACGGCTGTAGAAGTGATCCATTGCCGTTGGAGCTGTTTGCACCTCCCTTTCCTATAAGTGATCTTAAACTATTGAGAAATAAATCTCGAAGCATTCTCACCCTGCATATCAGTAACCAGCAGGTTTCCCTCGGTGTGCATGTAAACCCAGTGCTGGAACGCACAGCATTTCTGTCCCGCCTCCGAGTCTCTCCTCGTCAGGTTGATCTCTTTCCCATCTTTAACAGAGTACTTTACAAAATCTCCAATCAGCTCCTCCTCCAGCGTGGCATACGGGACGGCGTTAGACGGCCGGTGCACCAGAACAATGGGGATGATTCTAAAACACAGAAGTCATCATTAAACCTCTCGCACCATGAAAAGAGCGGATTCTCACGAGAATCAAGGCTTTggtattttatacatttaagtGCGTAACAGATCACCTAGAAATGACTTACTAATAATTTACTAATAAGGTGATTTTATATCAGATTACTAACATGCTGTTTTACTCACTCAGGAACTTCTCCGAAGGTCTCTGCAGATTTGGCCACGTCAGTGTAGGCCTTGATGTATTCTCTGGCCGTGTTCTGTACATAACACTCCTGAGGAAAAGTACAAGCAGGACATTAGTCCATCAGAAAAGGAAACCATATTAAACTGCTTCGGTTCTGTTTCAGCGTCTCTGATGTTTGTTCCATGGTCCAGATCTCACCTCCACAGCCAGGCTGTAGTTCCTCTGCACCACCTCGTTGCTGTTCTGGGTGCCATAGCCGATGGCGCTGTGTACTTTGAGCACGCAGGCGTGTCCGGGGCCGAACAGAGGTGTCATGCCGGTGCGCACCATCGTTCTGAACGCTCTCCGGTGCATTCCCTCACCAAAATGATCCTTCTCAGTCACAATGCTCGTGTGCTGCTGCTCTCCAAAATACTGATCAGTCAGAATGTCATCCTTAAAGAGGAGAGAAGCGCAGGACACGTCCTCTTCCTCCCCGTCTATCGCTTTGCGCTCATCTGAGAGACAGAATGACGGCACACGTTAACACGCCCGTCTCCTTGTTTATGGCTATTCTCTAATGTCCttttattgaattaaaaacagactTCTCACCTGATGCTTCATGGTTCGGGATGACGAGCTCCATCAGCACTGAGGACAGAAGAGCAAGCGACAATCATCAGACACGCTGAAATAACGCTGACGGTGCAGAAACACGAATCTCCTCCCATCAGCAACATACAGAAGTGATATGTAGTAGTATTAGATTGTAGTAAACATTTAATCTGAGCTGAAAAGTCTCTCACCTTCTGATGTGAGGTGAAAGTCTGAGCTGGACACCGAACCCAGAGCAGTGACCAGAGAACAACGATAAAACCCCAGATCTTTACTGCAGGGTTTCAGCAGCGACAGAGAGACGCGAGCATCATCTCCCACCCTGACgtgacagagacacagggaaACAACCAGCTGTGAAATACATCCAGGATCTTTATGATGCACACTATAGAACCTGTTTTGTGCTGAATTCTTTGATTGTATTGAATGTGTTGATGAAtctatcgtttctatagtaacatctcATTCTTCttacttcttcttttcctcacaTAGCGTCGCTCCTTCCTTCACCCACATGATGGAGGAATCTGCCGTGATGTGACTGAAGCGACACCACAAAGAAATGCTCTGAGGATCATCGACCACCGGAGCTGCTTCTATCTCAGATAAGACACGTGggactacaccacacacacacacacacacacacacacacacacgtgagaaGTGTTCAATGTCAGGCACAGCGGTAGGTGATGATGGAGCTTGATAAAGTCCAGACGTCTGAATCGGACGCTTCAGACACACAGTTTGTCTGCACACTTACTTCACAGGTAGCTTCATTAACCCTGACACacaaagctacaaaaaaaagaattcatacACATTCTACAATAACTGTAAGTAATATTTCCCGGTACCTTCTTTGGGCGTCTGAATCGTCTGCGTCACAAcatcttccttttccttttgcTGGAAGATAGCAGGAAGCTGCGGCCTCGTCCTGATCGATACGGCTGCAGGTTTGTCTCCAGATATACGTCTGCGTTTGATGATGTCATCGTCCGGCGCAGCAGGCGAGCCCACGCTGGAGGTTTCTGTACCCGCTTTAGTTTTTCCCTCAGTTGCTTTATCCTTTTCGTGTGGCTCCTTTCCTTCGTAGTTTGCGAGTTTTTCTCTCACTTTGCTCGGTTGCGTTGTCGCCGTCTCGTTTTTAGGCTTCGTGTTTTTTGGCTTGGTTCCATTTCCCACCTCGAGCAGTGGCTCGTTTTCGACCTTTGCTACTCcgtgcttctttttcttcttcccctgAGGTCCGGATGCGACCTTTTCCGTTATCACGATAGGCTCGAACGTGGTCGCTGCGCTTTCCTCCGCGCCTACAGACTCTCCGTCGTGTTCTTCTGGCCTCACGTTCTCTCTTTTCTTGCTTGTCTGGTTGTTATTCGTTTTGTCCTTGTGTTTGTTGGAGCGTGTCTTGTTCTCAGAAGACTTTTTCGGAGTTTTATGAGGCATCTTGTtgtctctttcacacacttcaCCTCCTACTTGTTTTATACCCCCACGATCCTCAGGGTGCTTCTTAAAGCTCAGGATGTCATCCACGTCAAAAGTCACGTACGCTACGTGCCTTTCCTCACAGATCATTAACTGCTCCCCTGTGGGTAAGATCAGGCTCTGAAGTTCTGAGCTGACGTCACCGGCCTCTGTTTTGTACCTTTGGTCTTCACAAGACGACGAAGATGAATCCTGATCACCGGTTTGCTTTGTGATGTCACAGAAACTGCTGGTGGACTTTCCACTGGTGCTCGGTGTCAGATCTGATCTCACTTCTTCACGGATTCCTGCACGGGACGGCTTTAAGGATGTCCTTGATACATCTGGGTCCTCTTTCAACTGGAGGTATGATGTTCCTATAGTGATGGATGTAAGTGGCATAATAAAATCCACCTCTCCTTTGCTAGGAAAAGTACAAGAGCCGTTGTCTTCGAGGTGTGTCACGTCGCTCCGGTTCGCTCCTCGCCTGAGCGTCAGGTGCTCTGCTTCATAGCTGTCGAGGAGCCGAACCTCCGACTCGGACGTGAAGGGGTAACACGAGAAGCTCAAGCCACCATGATTTCTTTCACCTTCCTCCTCGAAGGCTGTGTCTTCAGTTACTTCCCAGAGTTCAATGCACTCCTGTAAGAAAAGAATGTTCTCTAAAAGGTCACAGAAACCCTAAAAGGTCGCTcgtaaatgaaaaagaagacgAAGAGATAGAAATAGACAGACGTCTATAGGACGTTGCAGCCGATCCTGTCTCTCCTTCGAGCACGATTTAAAGCGCTCCCTTTAATTCTCTACAAATGACTTCCTACCTCATTTAACTTCACTCGATCCCTCTCTTTTCTGTCCTTCCTGCATTTTCCTTCGCTCCAGCGAGGCTCATACAGATGACCGTGGTGAGGATCATTACTATTATGGGGACCTGAGTAGCAATGCAGCATTCCGGCCCGAGCCAATGGCAGCGCTCTGATTCACTCCTGACTTTTCCTTGGGGTCAGGTTTCAATTTTCAGCTGTGCTTCTATCTCTGTTTCCTCTGACACTCTCTCAGACGTCTCTGCTCCTTTctctttactgtgtgtgtgtgtgcgtgtgtgtgtgtgtgtgcatgtgtgtgtgtgtgtgtgtgtgtgtgtgtgtgtgtgtgtgtgtgtgtgtgtgtgtgtgtgtgtgtgtgtgcgggtgtgtgtgcgtgtgtgcgtgtgtgtgtgtgtgtgcatgtgtgtgtgtgtgtgtgtgtgtgtgtgcgtgtgtgtgtgtgtgtgtgtgtgtgtgtgtgtgtgtgtgtgtgtctgtgtgtgcgggtgtgtgtgcgtgtgtgcgtgtgtgtgtgcgtgtgtgcgtgtgtgtgtgtgtacttatcTAGTCCTCTCTGTAATTAGACCCCGTTTGTGTTTAACTGTCTTTAACCCTCTCAGCTCCACTCAGTGTCTCAGCAGTCGCtgtcactacagtgtgtatatttatgtgtcCTGATTGCAGcggagtgaaagtgtgtgtgtgtttgtgtgtgtgtgtgtgtgtgtgtgtgtgtgtgtgtgtgtgtgtgtgtgtgtgtgtatgtttgtgtgtgtgtgtgtgtgtttgttgctctTATAGCACAGAATTTACCAACCattccatttattattaataacaagaCGAGGCTGTAAAGGACAACAAAGCAACTGCTCGTCTGAGGAGTGACGTTCAGTTGtgttttttctcacacacacacacacacacacacacacacacacacacacacacacacacacacacacacacacacacacaaacacaaacacacacaaacacacacacaacagtgacattcagttgtgttttttctcacacacacacacacacacacacaaacacacacaaacacacacacaacagtgacgttcagttgtgttttttctcacacacacacacacacacacacacacacacacacacacacacacacacacacacacacaaacacacacacaacagtgacgttcagttgtgttttttctcacacacacacacacacacacacacacacacacacaacagtgacgttcggttgtgttttttttcacacacacacacacacacacacacaacagtgacgttctgttgtgttttttctcacacacacacacacacacacacacacacacacacacacacacacacacacacacacaaagtgacgtTCGGTTGtgttttttctcacacacacaacagtgatgttcagttgtgttttttctcacacacacacacacacacacacacacacacacacacacacacacacacacacacacacacaacagaggcTTTAGGactaaacagaaaaaagactTTTGACCTTGTGATACAAACCTGAGCTCTATAACACGAGTGAAACGATCTTACCTCAGATCCATAGGCACACTCGTTTTCCAGTCTTCCTTCTGTATCGTTCCGACGCtcgtcttcctcttcctgtaaCCCTGACTGCGTCTCTCTGTCCATGTCTACTGCTAAATCCTGCATCCTGTTCATATCTACATTAGTATAAAGTCTGTTTTCTCGCTCTTCTCTGTGGTCTATTCGAGGTCTACTGGAGTCTTTTATCCGTATAAAACCCTCAGAACCGCCGTCTCCTGATTCGAAGGAGTTCTCCAGCTCCGTGCTCTTGTCCTTGGTCGTGTCCTGGATGCTGACGGAGGGACGGTCTTCTATAAGGATGCTAACAGACTGGATCAGGTCTGATAAAGCACTAGCCCAGCTGTCAGAAGATGACCAGCTCTCATTCGTAGGTAGATCCAAAGAACCAGCTCCTGTTTCTGAGGTTCTGGTGTTGGCTGAAGATGAGTGGGTGAGACAGGAGACATGTCCCCACTCATCTGAAGCATCAACCCACAACTCATTAGACATGTTGTCACTTCTGTACGTCCTTTGAGTCGTTTCTGAGTGATCTGGGTCAATCCCTGGAAGAAAATGAAGTGCTTCATTAAAGCTATAAAATATATCTGTAGAATTTCCagaattgtatttaatatttttgggCTGTTCGGGTCAGGTTTccttgtaaaaaagaaaagaaaggtccaaatatattcattcattcatttattcattcattcgttcattcattaattctctactgcttatccgaacttctcgggtcacggggagcctgtgcctatttcaggcgtcatcgggcatcgaggcaggatacaccctggacggagtgccaacccatcacaggacacacacacactctcattcactcacacacactcacactacggacaattttccagagatgccaatcaacctaccatgcatgtctttggaccgggggaggaaaccggagtacccggaggaaacccccgaggcacgaggagaacatgcaaactccacacacacaaggcggaggcgggaatcgaacccacaaccctggaggtgtgacgcgaacgtgctaaccgctaagccaccgtgaccccccttATACACAATTACTTCACAAACAATTCCATTCTGGACAGAAGACGGTGTGTGAAGGTGATCCAGTGTGTCTCACCTTCCTCAGTCTTAGACGGGATTATGATCGGTGTCTGAGGGAAGCTGGAGATTAGCAGGCGTACATCGGAGTTATTTTCAGTCGCGTGGTCCCCCGTCATGTCTGGAACACGGTCCTCGAAAACAGAAGATGTCTTTGTGTTTACAGTAAGAGACTTGGACATGTGAGTCACGTCATTCTCCAAATGATCAACTGAGTCACACAGAATATCTGAGATTGTGTTGTCATTGGCCTTCAGGCTGTTAATATTACAGCTCTCTGCCGAATAGAACGGGAAGGGTCGCTGTGTTAGACGCTGTGGAGCATCACCTAAAATCCCACCGTTTTCTGACTCGCTACTTTGGACAGTGTCTCCTAAAATTCCACCAGTTTCTGAGACAGAATTGAGAACTGTCTCCGTTACAAACTCGTATATATCAGATCCGGGATGATAAAAGCTTTCCACAGTCTCTCCAGCAGCTGTAGCCTGTATAGGGTCGACATGATGGATTGCTTCATCCATGAAgtaatttctgtgtgtgtcagcgttATAAACAGTTCCGCTAATCCAGGTGGGATAGAATTCGGTGTTTGGTATGTCATCTATCGTGGTGGTCTCAGTGTTGGGGTCCAGCCACGGTGACTCATCCCGGGATGGCGTATTTGTAGGTTCTGTACTTCCACCCTTTTGGCACTGGCTGTTCTCAGGTACTTCGGTCTCTTTATTCTTTGATGTCATGCCGTCATTTGGATTCACATTTGCATTCCGATGACCTTTTGGGATGGTATTCGATTTATCTCCATCAGCTTTAATATCCTGAGATGTCACATTCTCCACCGAGCCTCCATTCCCATCTGTTCCTTCTGACATGCTCGTAATACCAGATCAGAGGCAGACAGGGAGCTTGTATTGATATCTTCCTTTCTCACAATCTTCTGGCTCAAAATAGGACCACCGGTGACCCCGACTCCGACTCCAGCCACTTGTTCCTATCTGCTGAAAGATCCTGAGCAGGAATCTGGATACAAAGCTTATCTACACATTTCCAGTTTTAGTTTAGTAAGTAAGAGAGTCGATCAGATCCGGTGTCATTTCCTCGCCAACGCTCGCTGTGTATTCGTCTCCTAAGATGAACACAAAGaggaaaatgcaaaaaaaacaacaccagaTTAGATAtacatattcattcatcttctaccgcttatccgaactactcgggtcacggggagcctgtgtctatctcaggcgtcatcgggcatcgaggcaggatacaccctggacggagtgccaacccatcacagggcacacacacactctcattcactcatacacacacactacggacaattttccagagatgccaatcaacctaccatgcatgtctttggaccgggggaggaaaccggagtacccggaggaaacccccgaggcacggggagaacatgcaaactccacacacacaaggtggaggtgggaatcgaacccccgaccctggaggtgtgaggcgaacgtgctgaccactaagccaccgtgtcccccccccagatatacatatacagtaataaacaaaataattgaaGATTTTGCAGTGATTTGTTGTCTGAGATCATCTCCTTAGAGTTTATAGCAATTTATCCACTTGTAACGTTTATGTTTTAAAATCCCAAATGATTCTATTCTTATCTTTCTGACGAGAACGGAGGGAACGGTGACGTGGTTAATGAAGGACAGAGGGAATAATAAGATGCATCGTAGCTGAAACAAAGTCCTAAATCTCAGATCTCATCTGATTGATTCTTAATTTTAGATTAATGATATagattgtatattatatatatatatatgtgtgtgtgtgtgtgtgtgtgtgtgtgtgtgtgtgtgtgtgtgtgtgtatgtgtgtgtgtgcttgtgagtgtgtgtgtgtttgtgtgtttgtgtgtgtgtgtgtgtgtttgtgtgtgtgtgtgtttgtgtgtgtgggcgtgtgtgtgcttgtgtgtgtgtgtgtgtgtgtgtgtgtgtgtgtgtgtgtgtgtgtgtgtgtgtgtgtgtgtgtgttacccagCTGCACTGACAGGCTTTAATACTGTTGTCCATTGTTCATGTAAGGATGTAATAATCTACACGAAGCTCCACCTGTAGAGACACTGAGAtgtaacacaacataaacacacacacaaacacaacacagagcCGCATGTGATTTGGTCAAGCACTGAGTAGTAAGAGTGACTCAGTAAGAGTGACTCAGTAAGAGTGACTCAGTAAGAGTGACTTTTGTTTGCAAATATACAGAGACCCCTACCACTGAGAGAAAGACCCTGGACTCATAACACACCTGATGTGTGGACATCATGACCTGTTCATTACAGTCTCACTA encodes:
- the alpk2 gene encoding alpha-protein kinase 2 isoform X1, which codes for MSEGTDGNGGSVENVTSQDIKADGDKSNTIPKGHRNANVNPNDGMTSKNKETEVPENSQCQKGGSTEPTNTPSRDESPWLDPNTETTTIDDIPNTEFYPTWISGTVYNADTHRNYFMDEAIHHVDPIQATAAGETVESFYHPGSDIYEFVTETVLNSVSETGGILGDTVQSSESENGGILGDAPQRLTQRPFPFYSAESCNINSLKANDNTISDILCDSVDHLENDVTHMSKSLTVNTKTSSVFEDRVPDMTGDHATENNSDVRLLISSFPQTPIIIPSKTEEGIDPDHSETTQRTYRSDNMSNELWVDASDEWGHVSCLTHSSSANTRTSETGAGSLDLPTNESWSSSDSWASALSDLIQSVSILIEDRPSVSIQDTTKDKSTELENSFESGDGGSEGFIRIKDSSRPRIDHREERENRLYTNVDMNRMQDLAVDMDRETQSGLQEEEDERRNDTEGRLENECAYGSEECIELWEVTEDTAFEEEGERNHGGLSFSCYPFTSESEVRLLDSYEAEHLTLRRGANRSDVTHLEDNGSCTFPSKGEVDFIMPLTSITIGTSYLQLKEDPDVSRTSLKPSRAGIREEVRSDLTPSTSGKSTSSFCDITKQTGDQDSSSSSCEDQRYKTEAGDVSSELQSLILPTGEQLMICEERHVAYVTFDVDDILSFKKHPEDRGGIKQVGGEVCERDNKMPHKTPKKSSENKTRSNKHKDKTNNNQTSKKRENVRPEEHDGESVGAEESAATTFEPIVITEKVASGPQGKKKKKHGVAKVENEPLLEVGNGTKPKNTKPKNETATTQPSKVREKLANYEGKEPHEKDKATEGKTKAGTETSSVGSPAAPDDDIIKRRRISGDKPAAVSIRTRPQLPAIFQQKEKEDVVTQTIQTPKEVPRVLSEIEAAPVVDDPQSISLWCRFSHITADSSIMWVKEGATLCEEKKKVGDDARVSLSLLKPCSKDLGFYRCSLVTALGSVSSSDFHLTSEVLMELVIPNHEASDERKAIDGEEEDVSCASLLFKDDILTDQYFGEQQHTSIVTEKDHFGEGMHRRAFRTMVRTGMTPLFGPGHACVLKVHSAIGYGTQNSNEVVQRNYSLAVEECYVQNTAREYIKAYTDVAKSAETFGEVPEIIPIVLVHRPSNAVPYATLEEELIGDFVKYSVKDGKEINLTRRDSEAGQKCCAFQHWVYMHTEGNLLVTDMQGVGMKLTDVGIATCKKGYKGFKGNCSTSFIDQFKALHQCNRFCELLGLTSLQPKAKRTTPPNPKTQPAARKKPFGPTVKGKS
- the alpk2 gene encoding alpha-protein kinase 2 isoform X2; protein product: MLHCYSGPHNSNDPHHGHLYEPRWSEGKCRKDRKERDRVKLNEECIELWEVTEDTAFEEEGERNHGGLSFSCYPFTSESEVRLLDSYEAEHLTLRRGANRSDVTHLEDNGSCTFPSKGEVDFIMPLTSITIGTSYLQLKEDPDVSRTSLKPSRAGIREEVRSDLTPSTSGKSTSSFCDITKQTGDQDSSSSSCEDQRYKTEAGDVSSELQSLILPTGEQLMICEERHVAYVTFDVDDILSFKKHPEDRGGIKQVGGEVCERDNKMPHKTPKKSSENKTRSNKHKDKTNNNQTSKKRENVRPEEHDGESVGAEESAATTFEPIVITEKVASGPQGKKKKKHGVAKVENEPLLEVGNGTKPKNTKPKNETATTQPSKVREKLANYEGKEPHEKDKATEGKTKAGTETSSVGSPAAPDDDIIKRRRISGDKPAAVSIRTRPQLPAIFQQKEKEDVVTQTIQTPKEVPRVLSEIEAAPVVDDPQSISLWCRFSHITADSSIMWVKEGATLCEEKKKVGDDARVSLSLLKPCSKDLGFYRCSLVTALGSVSSSDFHLTSEVLMELVIPNHEASDERKAIDGEEEDVSCASLLFKDDILTDQYFGEQQHTSIVTEKDHFGEGMHRRAFRTMVRTGMTPLFGPGHACVLKVHSAIGYGTQNSNEVVQRNYSLAVEECYVQNTAREYIKAYTDVAKSAETFGEVPEIIPIVLVHRPSNAVPYATLEEELIGDFVKYSVKDGKEINLTRRDSEAGQKCCAFQHWVYMHTEGNLLVTDMQGVGMKLTDVGIATCKKGYKGFKGNCSTSFIDQFKALHQCNRFCELLGLTSLQPKAKRTTPPNPKTQPAARKKPFGPTVKGKS